GCGGTGTCGAGCGTGCCGGAAAGAGTTTTCACGCGGTCGAAGTTGTTCGCGTGCGTGTCCCAGCCATCCAGTGTGACTTCCACGAACGAAACCCCGCGCTCCACAAGGCGCCGGGCGAGCAAGCACCCCTGGGCGAACGTCCCGCGGCCGTAGGACTCGCGCACAGCGGCCTTCTCGTCTTCGAGCCGGAACGCGGCGGCCGCTTCGGGGCGCATGAGGCGCACGGCGCGGTCGGTCGCGGCCTTCATCGTTTCCGCAACCGGGTGCCCTTTCCCGGGCGCGAAGTCCTTCTCCAGCCCGGAGAGCAGGTCGAGGCGCTTCGCGTGGATCTCGGTGCTCACACCCGTGGGGCGCTCCAGGTCGGGCACTTTCAATTCCGTGGCCGGGGCGCCCAAACCGCGGTCGCCGCCCACAACGAGCGGCGCGAACCGCGGGCCGAGGAACCCGCCGCCGATGTCGCCCGTGCGCCCGCCGATGCTCACGAACCCGGGCAGGTCGGCCTTCGGGTCGTCAAACTCGTGCGCGACGAGGGCGCCGAGCGCGGGGAACTGAATCGCGCCCTGCGGGGTGTACCCGGTCAGGCCGACGACCCGCGCGCGGGCATGATCGCCCTCGCGGGTGGCCATTGAGCGGATGATGGCCAAGTCTTTCGCGCGCTTCGCCAGATTCGGCATGTGCTCGCTGAACTTCATTCCCGGTGCGGCCGTGTCGATCTCCTTGAACGGCCCGCCGTTGTCGCTCCCCGGCTTCAAGTCCCACATATCGA
This region of Gemmata massiliana genomic DNA includes:
- a CDS encoding DUF1501 domain-containing protein, whose amino-acid sequence is MFSLRVSGSALRAGPSRRDYLRLSALGAIGASQSGWLQALAADATATPKKHKSVILLWMNGGPATIDMWDLKPGSDNGGPFKEIDTAAPGMKFSEHMPNLAKRAKDLAIIRSMATREGDHARARVVGLTGYTPQGAIQFPALGALVAHEFDDPKADLPGFVSIGGRTGDIGGGFLGPRFAPLVVGGDRGLGAPATELKVPDLERPTGVSTEIHAKRLDLLSGLEKDFAPGKGHPVAETMKAATDRAVRLMRPEAAAAFRLEDEKAAVRESYGRGTFAQGCLLARRLVERGVSFVEVTLDGWDTHANNFDRVKTLSGTLDTAFAALLADLKERGLLDSTLVVCQGEFGRTPKINGQTGRDHWPTSWAAVLAGAGIEGGQVVGKTSADGTAVESEPTRTPDLIATVIKTIGLDPMKQNMSNVSRPIRLADPNAKPIKELL